A segment of the Arachis hypogaea cultivar Tifrunner chromosome 5, arahy.Tifrunner.gnm2.J5K5, whole genome shotgun sequence genome:
acatccggggcttcgatttgatatataatttgctatagctgccccgatgccaggcgacgcgaacgcgtgacctggcaggtaggggtgttcaaaaccgatccggaccgaactaaaccgaagaaccgaaccgaaaaaaccgaaaaccgaaataaccgaaaaccaaaaaaatcgaaaaaagtgATGTGTTGCTGTTTTtttgcggttcggttcggttttcggttctcACTATCAAAAccctaaccgaaccgaaccgaaccggttcatcccaaaaccctaaaaaattaaacCTACCCCAATCCCCCCACCCACGCAGACACCCATACGTGACTTGTGAGATGAGAGTGTGAGACGGCCACACCCCCACTCCCCCTGTCCCCTTCTCCTTCCCCACATGCGCGACAGGCCGACAGCTTCCCTCTCCAAATCCCACCGCCGAACAGAGGAGAACCCCCACCGCCGGTGCACGACCCAGCCTCCAGCCCTCCACCCAGCAGCGTTTCTGGAGCCACCTCTGACCACGCCACCTGCGACCTCGCCGCCTCTAGTCCACCCAGCAGCGTTTCTGGAGCCACCCCCAACCTCACGACGTCCGACCTCACCGCCTGCAGTCCACCCATCAGCGTTTCTGGAGCCCACCCACGACCTCGACACGTCCGACCTCGCCGCCTCAAGTCCACCAAGCAGCGTTTCTGAAGCCCACCCACCCAGCCACCGATTGTCCGATTCAAGTTCATATGGAGCCCGAGCCATCTATTCAGGTAAACTTTGCTTGATTTGTTGTTCAATTTAGACCTAGGGTTATAACTTATCagtttattgatttattgtttatTGCTGATTCATTGTTTATtgcttatttattgtttattgttcAGTTTATCAGTCTATTGATTTATCAGTTTAGCAGTCTATTGATTTATCAGTTTATCAGTTTATCAGTTATTCAGTGCTGGTTCTGTGCTTAATGATTTAAACTTCAGctgcttgtttattgctggttctgtgcttgtttattgctggttctGTGCTTGATTTATTGCTGGTAAAAGggcttgtttattgctggttttgtgcttgtttaatgctggtaaaagtgcttgttttttgctggttttgtgcttgtttaatgctggtaaaagtgcttgttttttgctggttctgtgcttgatttattgctggttctgtgcttgtttaatgctggtaaaagtgcttatttttttGCTGGTTTTGTGCTTGTTTAATGCTGGTAAAAGTGCTTGTTTATTGCTGATCTTGTGCTTGTTTAGTGGTGGTAAAAGTGCTTGTTTTTTGATGGTTTTGTGCTTGTTTAATGCTGGTAAAGGTGCCTGTTTTTTACTGGTTCTGTGCTTATTTTTTTGCTGGTTTTGTGCTTGTTTAATGCTGGTAAACGTGGCTATTTTTTGCTGGTTCTGTGTTTATTTTTTTGCTGGTTTTGTGCTTGTTTAATGCTGGTAAAAGTGGCTATTTTTTGCTGATTCTGTGCTTATTTTTTTGCTGGTTTTGTGCTTGTTTAATGGTGGTAAAAGTGCTTGTTTTTTTGCTGGTTTTGTTCTTGTTTAATGCTGGTAAAAGtgcttgttttttttcttgttttgtgcttGTTTAATGCTGGTAAAAGTGCTTGTTTTTTGATGGTTTTGTGCTTGTTTAATGCTGGTAAAGGTGCCTGTTTTTTGCTGGTTCTGTGCTTATTTTTTTGCTGGTTTTGTGCTTGTTTAATGCTGGTAAAAGTGGCTATTTTTTGCTGATTCTGTGCTTATTTTTTTGCTGGTTTTGTGCTTGTTTAATGCTGGTAAAAGTGGCTATTTTTTGCTGATTCTGTGCTTATTTTTTTGCTGGTTTTGTGCTTGTTTAATGGTGGTAAACGTGCTTATTTTTTTGCTGGTTTTGTTCTTGTTTAATGCTGGTAAAAGTGCTTGTTTTTTTGCTGGTTTTGTGCTTGTTTAATGCTGGTAAAAGTGGCTATTTTTTGCTGATTCTGTGCTTATTTTTTTGCTGGTTTTGTGCTTGTTTAATGCTGGTAAAAGTGCTTGTTTTTTGCTGGTTCTGTGCTTGATTTATTGCTGGTTCTGTGCTTGTTTAATGCTTGATTTATTGCTGCTTAATGATCTAAACTTCAGCTGCTTGTTTCTGTGATTGATTTATTGTTAAGATTATCTGGTTTTGTTCAatttattgcttgtttattgaTGGCTGCTGCTTAATGATTTAAACTTTTATTGCTTGTTCTGTCCTTGATTTATTGTATTTGTTTATGTAGTTTGACGCCAGTTCAAGTGAGAATATGGGCGACACTGGATTGCCTCCCGTTCCTATTCCGAATGAATCAACAAGCATCAGATCTCTGACTGCATTGCCTCCTGTGCCAGCTCCTCATCGAAACACAAGGAAGCTTGCTAGTAGAGGCCGAGGGAAAAGGCGGGCTGTTGAAGAAGCTCCCGTTGATGACTCTGCTGAAACTGAGACCGACGAAGGTAAGAGAAAACCTTGTAGACCTAGGTCTTGGACATGGGATCACTTTACTAAAGATGAAACTAGTAATCCACAGTATCCTAGAGCTAAATGTAATTGGTGTGGGGCTAGTTATGCATGTGATACACATAAAAATGGCACTAGTAACATGAAAAATCACTTGTTGTCGCAATGCAAAAAATTTCCGAAGGAGGCATTAGATCCTACCCAAAAGATTCTTTGTTTTCAAGATGTGGTAAAAGATGATAGGAAAGGGATAGGTAGCTCACTTTCTGCCGTGTCATTTGATGTTGATCGTTGTAGACAAGCACTTGCTAGAATGATTATTGTGGATGAATTGCCTTTTTCGCATCTTGAGGGGGAGGGTTTTCGTTATTATACGAGTTGTTTGCAACCCAAGTTTCCTATTCCTGGAAGGCTCACAGTTGCTAGGGATTGTTGGAAGCTTTATTTGAATGAAAAAGTTAAGTTGAAGTCTGTTTTCTCTCAACCAAATCAAAATGTTTGTTTGACAACTGATTGTTGGTCATCTGTGCAAAACTTGAACTATCTTTGCCTTACTGCTCATTACATTGATGCTAATTGGAAATTGCAAAAAAGAATCTTGAATTTTTGTACTATCAAGAATCACAAGGGGGAAACAATTGGTAGGAAGATTGAAAGATGTTTGTTGAGCTGGGGGATATCCCGAGTTTTTTCTATCACTGTTGATAATGCTAGTTCAAATGATGTTGCACTTTCTTACTTGAAAAATAGAATGGAGGATTGGAACTCACATCCATTAAGGGGAGAGTTTTTACAGGTTAGATGTTGTGCTCATATTTTAAATCTTGTTGTGAATGATGGGTTGAGAGAAATGCATGAGTCAATTTTAAAGATTAGAAATGCAGTTCGGCATGTGCGTGCATCACCTGGTCGTTCTGAGAGATTTAAAACTATGATTAAGGAAGCTAGAATTCTGGAAAAAGGCACTGTCCATTTAGATGTTCCTACTAGGTGGAACTCTACCTTTTTAATACTTGAAAGTGCTTTGAAGTTTCAAAAGGCATTTAAACATTTGGGGGAGAGAGATTCTGAGTATGCTATGATGGCTGGTGGGATTCCTAGGTCTGAGGATTGGGAGAATGCAAAGCATTTTgtgaagtttttaaaaatattttatgaggttACTAACAAAGTTTCTGGTTCAACGTTTGTGACATCTTCTCAACACTTTAATGACTTTTGTAAAATATTGTCTACACTTAAGCATTGGATGGGAAGCTTGGATACGATACTTTCAAGCATGGCTAAGAAAATGAAGTCCAAGTATGATAAGTATTGGGGAAATATAAAGAACACAAACATGATGATTTTCATTGCAGTTGTTCTTGATCCTAGGTATAAGCTTCAATTGATTAAGTGGAGTTTTGAAAAGTTGTATGAAAAAGAAGATGCTGAATTCTTAACTTCAAAGGTGAAGGAGACGCTTTTTAGGGTGTTTGATAGCTACAGGCTATTTGGTGATAACTATCAAAGGTCTAGTCGGCAAGATCCTCCTGAAATTAGCACACAAGAGCTTGAGGCACATGAAACTTCTTTTGCtatggaatttgagaaggaaATGCAATTCAATGAGAGTGCTAACAAGAATGAGGTGGAGTTATATCTTATGGAGGCATTAGAGAAGAGTGGCGTGCAATTCGACATTCTAAATTGGTGGAAAGTGAATTCCACTAAATTTCCAATCCTTGGGCTGATTGCAAGAGACGTCTTAGCCATGCCAGTTTCCACAGTTGCTTCAGAATCGGCATTTAGTACTGGAGGAAGGGTGTTAaataattataggagttctcTAACACCGATGACAGCTGAAGCGTTAATTTGTACCCAAAATTGGCTCCGAAACTCTCCAAAACTTGTCCTTGAGGAACTCATCGAGGAATTGGAGAAGTTGGAATTAGGTATGGTTAAGTTTTTacttataattttctttattttaatctagtttttattaatatatattaattgttatgattgtttcttcttttatatattttgtagaaGTTGCACCCACTCGTGATCCCAATGAAGAAGATTCTGGTGTTGAGTCTGATTAAAGTACATCTTGTTAAGTTGTTATGGTAGGAATTGTTTTCcttatactattattattattataattattattgttgttgttgttcttattatgtaactttttttttaatttcaggtTGGTTTGCATTATGAAGTTAGCTATTTTATTGGAGAAGACACCATAACTTTGCTaatgacaatttatttttattttcagttgtgttgactgttgaactattaaacttctttaattgtcgtaTTTGAATTCTGTTGTCGTTATATTTCATTAGATCAATactttgttagctattgtgtattttGGTTTGTCGATTTCAGTGTTATGACTTTGCATAATAGTatggtagaattttttttatttgattgaaaaaaccgaacaaaccgaaccaaaccaaaccgattttaattggtttggtttggttcggatgaccttgaaaaaaaaccgaaccaaaccgaaccgcagcATAATTAAACGATCGGATCGGATGGCTTTTCcttcaaaaaccgaaccaaaccgcaccgcgaacacccctactggcaggaacgcaacccacgcggccgcgtgagccatgcggcccgtcacttttccgcgacctgtacggaccagaaagggctggaagtgacttctgggctgtttctaacccagtttttggcccagagaacacagattagatgctataaagtgggggaatgcatccattcataaccatgctctcataattcacttttcatagtttttgATGTAGTttatagagagagaggttctctcctctctcttaggatttagaaattaggatttttagaaactaGGATTTAGGACCTCTCttggtttttaagagtgactctcgattcaggttcaatgttcctttttatttatttttccaattaaatttatgaactcttccatgttacagattactcttttaaattaatgctatttgagatatttcagatctatgattgctttctttaatttatgttgtcggtacttatccaaattattttcattcgagtagatagttttccttttggctttggttaaataactggcgactcttgagttatcgaactcattgttaattgaaaattggaattcatccacttaacttaccttcatagttagaggttaacaaagtgggagaaaaatccaattctcattacaattgataaggataaccaggatagaacctccagttcttcataccttgccaagagattttattagtattattttattttattttacttatcataTAACATactcccaccttacttccaaaaccccaatttacaaactcataaccaataataagaacatacctccttgcaattccttgagaagacgacccgaggtttgaatactcggttatcaatttcaaaaggggtttgttacttgtgacaaccaaaacgtttgcacaaaggaatttctgttagtttagaagctatatctacaacgcgaatatttttaataattctttactagcaaaaatcccaacgtcaaaatggcgccgttgccggggaattgcaaacgtgtgccttattattggttattataaatatttttagaaaaaaaattcttatcattcttatttttaaaaatcaaatatttttttttaaaatcatatctttttcaaaatcttttcttatcctttttaaaaaattatatcttttttaaaataatttctttttattagtttttatttttattttctcctactactatgaactctcacccctttggctatgagtctggttacaataatgttgcaggaagaagaaattacaatgagaacaggcatcaaggttggaacaatcaaagatgggaggagccacaaggatttgatcaaccctcatggcaacaaccacctccaatggactatcaacaaccaccaccatatgcctatgaaccctttcctcaacataactttggaccaccacactCACGAGCCCTTTTCCgtcattcacctccatataaccctaaccctcaaccaccataccaaccaccttatgagccaaatgaaccatatacAGAACCACcatctcaatatacaccatctccttatcattatcaagatgaaccaccttcctaccatgaaccctttctcccaacaaatgaaccctcctatccaccccaaatctCCTTGGAAAAAGTAATTGCTAATCTAAACTCTACTGtacaagctctcgccgcccaaATCGGATTACCAAAtcccttcaacaatcaaccctcaaactCTAgtacacttccttttcaaccacagaatgatctattcattccatcaccaccatccatggaagagcacccacatccatcaatccaagagcaacatgatcccactgaTACTATTGACAAAGAACAAGAgggaagggatcatcttcgcgaatccatacttcataaggagctaaaggaggcactaaaggtgaaggtagtaaacaCCCCTTGAAGTTGATAGCGCAGTTGAAGAACTAGTGAAAGAAGACAACAAGGAGGATTTTGTGCTTAAAGGTGAAGAAATAGT
Coding sequences within it:
- the LOC112801697 gene encoding zinc finger BED domain-containing protein RICESLEEPER 2-like: MEPEPSIQFITACLLLVLCLFIAGSVLDLLLFDASSSENMGDTGLPPVPIPNESTSIRSLTALPPVPAPHRNTRKLASRGRGKRRAVEEAPVDDSAETETDEGKRKPCRPRSWTWDHFTKDETSNPQYPRAKCNWCGASYACDTHKNGTSNMKNHLLSQCKKFPKEALDPTQKILCFQDVVKDDRKGIGSSLSAVSFDVDRCRQALARMIIVDELPFSHLEGEGFRYYTSCLQPKFPIPGRLTVARDCWKLYLNEKVKLKSVFSQPNQNVCLTTDCWSSVQNLNYLCLTAHYIDANWKLQKRILNFCTIKNHKGETIGRKIERCLLSWGISRVFSITVDNASSNDVALSYLKNRMEDWNSHPLRGEFLQVRCCAHILNLVVNDGLREMHESILKIRNAVRHVRASPGRSERFKTMIKEARILEKGTVHLDVPTRWNSTFLILESALKFQKAFKHLGERDSEYAMMAGGIPRSEDWENAKHFVKFLKIFYEVTNKVSGSTFVTSSQHFNDFCKILSTLKHWMGSLDTILSSMAKKMKSKYDKYWGNIKNTNMMIFIAVVLDPRYKLQLIKWSFEKLYEKEDAEFLTSKVKETLFRVFDSYRLFGNAIQ